In one Culex quinquefasciatus strain JHB chromosome 2, VPISU_Cqui_1.0_pri_paternal, whole genome shotgun sequence genomic region, the following are encoded:
- the LOC6048284 gene encoding alpha-tocopherol transfer protein-like, with the protein MDSEEQKDIEIIKTWLTTQPHLPEVSDIDVLRFLHSNYYDVEETKVTIENFYTMRTRFRDLFRNPDLLCDELQNAMAIADFTPLPQATPEGYKVVIFRLADTDPSHFSQKNLLRFFSICMQQFLKEDGMAKGHVTINDMTGFSLGHMKRLSLFPTKNYMTFIQEAAPIRLKGMHMVNIVPFVDKVMTLVKPLMKRELYEMVHLHQHKESLFPFVPQECLPAEYGGKAGTFKELRDNFYAKLLANRENYIRYELENRVDDSKRPAQRGWFSMFRR; encoded by the exons atggacTCGGAAGAACAGAAGGACATCGAAATTATCAAAACATGGCTCACTACTCAACCTCATCTTCCAGAAGTTAGCG ACATCGACGTGCTCCGATTCCTGCACTCCAACTATTACGATGTGGAGGAAACCAAGGTGACCATCGAGAACTTTTACACGATGCGAACGCGCTTCCGGGACCTGTTTAGGAATCCGGACCTGCTCTGCGACGAGCTGCAGAACGCGATGGCCATCGCGGACTTTACTCCCCTGCCGCAGGCCACCCCCGAGGGCTACAAGGTGGTCATATTCCGGCTGGCAGACACCGATCCGAGCCACTTTTCCCAGAAGAACCTGCTGAGATT TTTCTCAATCTGCATGCAGCAATTTCTCAAGGAGGACGGAATGGCCAAGGGTCACGTCACCATCAACGACATGACCGGGTTCAGTTTGGGTCACATGAAACGGTTGTCTCTGTTTCCCACGAAGAACTACATGACCTTTATCCAGGAGGCGGCACCGATTCGTCTCAAAGGGATGCACATGGTCAACATTGTGCCGTTTGTGGACAAGGTTATGACCCTGGTGAAACCCCTCATGAAACGAGAGCTGTACGAAATGGTCCACCTGCATCAGCACAAGGAATCGCTGTTTCCGTTCGTACCGCAGGAATGCCTGCCGGCAGAGTACGGAGGGAAGGCTGGGACGTTCAAGGAGTTGAGAG ATAACTTCTACGCAAAGCTACTAGCAAATCGAGAGAATTACATTCGTTACGAACTGGAAAATCGTGTGGATGATAGTAAACGTCCCGCTCAACGAGGGTGGTTCAGTATGTTCCGAAGATAG